One Brachybacterium kimchii genomic window carries:
- a CDS encoding GNAT family N-acetyltransferase: MSVDERGDRGGPDGPVGPERSTERLDLHVPRLSDLPELHALYEDPRVWQHFPQLRHTEERDTRAMLERWIAQWERDGLGTWIVRPRGEDELLGNAGCSLRGAVDEAAQGARFWNLGYRFRPESQGQGFAREAAQAAIEAARAAAPEVPVVAFLLEHNEASAALARRLGLVQRHRGPDAGNPDPSAIRLVFSDRELSDEELVETLR, encoded by the coding sequence ATGAGCGTCGACGAGCGCGGGGATCGGGGCGGGCCCGACGGACCCGTCGGCCCGGAGCGGAGCACCGAGCGCCTCGACCTCCACGTGCCGCGGCTCTCCGATCTTCCCGAGCTGCACGCCCTGTACGAGGATCCCCGGGTGTGGCAGCACTTCCCGCAGCTGCGGCATACGGAGGAGCGGGACACTCGCGCGATGCTCGAGCGCTGGATCGCCCAGTGGGAGCGCGATGGCCTGGGCACCTGGATCGTGCGCCCGCGCGGAGAGGACGAGCTGCTGGGCAATGCCGGCTGCTCGCTGCGCGGGGCGGTCGACGAGGCGGCGCAGGGTGCGCGATTCTGGAACCTCGGCTACCGCTTCCGCCCGGAGTCGCAGGGGCAGGGCTTCGCCCGCGAGGCGGCGCAGGCCGCGATCGAGGCGGCCCGCGCAGCGGCCCCCGAGGTGCCGGTGGTGGCCTTCCTGCTCGAGCACAACGAAGCCTCCGCGGCGCTCGCACGGCGCCTGGGACTGGTGCAGCGCCACCGGGGACCCGACGCGGGGAACCCCGATCCGTCGGCGATCCGGCTCGTCTTCTCCGACCGGGAGCTCAGCGACGAGGAGCTGGTCGAGACCCTGCGGTGA